Proteins found in one Subtercola endophyticus genomic segment:
- the orn gene encoding oligoribonuclease — MSASTDRLVWIDCEMTGLDLSVDELVEVAVVVTDFELNLLDPGFTIVIKPDDSALEHMNDFVRNMHATSGLDKLIPNGVSLAEAEFEVLEYILKFVPNELKAPLAGNTIGTDRMFLAKYMPRVDAHLHYRSVDVSSIKELARRWFPPIYFHAPAKDGGHRALADILESIRELEYYRKAIFVAPPGPPSAELKDIAAAVVNEFDAKL, encoded by the coding sequence ATGAGTGCATCAACAGACCGTTTGGTCTGGATCGACTGTGAAATGACCGGCCTCGACCTCAGCGTCGACGAACTCGTCGAGGTCGCGGTGGTCGTCACCGACTTCGAGCTCAACCTGCTCGACCCCGGTTTCACGATCGTCATCAAACCCGACGACTCTGCCCTCGAGCACATGAACGACTTCGTGCGCAACATGCATGCCACGTCGGGGCTCGACAAGCTCATTCCGAACGGCGTCAGCCTGGCCGAGGCCGAGTTCGAGGTGCTGGAGTACATCCTGAAGTTCGTGCCGAACGAGCTCAAGGCGCCGCTGGCCGGCAACACCATCGGCACCGACCGCATGTTCCTCGCCAAGTACATGCCGCGAGTGGATGCTCACCTGCACTACCGCAGCGTCGACGTCTCGTCGATCAAAGAGCTGGCACGCCGCTGGTTTCCGCCCATCTACTTTCACGCTCCCGCGAAAGACGGCGGGCACCGGGCGCTGGCCGACATTCTGGAGTCGATCCGCGAGCTCGAGTACTACCGCAAGGCCATCTTCGTGGCGCCCCCCGGGCCGCCGTCGGCCGAGCTGAAAGACATCGCGGCAGCGGTCGTGAACGAATTCGACGCAAAGCTGTAA
- a CDS encoding D-alanyl-D-alanine carboxypeptidase family protein: MASTVARRIRRGIFIGVGALVILGIGLYGPVTLVGPLPTATATVVDATGTLTPPPLPTLPETGASGITADGATGVLATAGITDPVPLGGTAKVITALVVLDAKPMQSGQQGESIVITPADYADYITYISQSARAVSFIAGETWTQRDMLQAMLMGSSNNHADALAAWAFGSTDAYVEAANAWLTKNGFSGTTVVDATGLSSNSEGTASDLTRIAQLAFANPVISEIIAQPAATVNGGRYVNNLAIYLPDKGVTGLSLSYTDQAGLCFLYKADVSVAGTTVTLYGAMLREPDYDTLNGDMTTLLTSAATNLKPTTVVTAGDVFVHYTTAWGQSADGVAIAGDSRMLWATTPVTHTVAAAPVTTALGGTSAGTVTFDLPGGPLTVALKLSNALSDPGPLWRLTNPIPVIQSFVDSRTGSSDAPAPSGPATSPAGTPTPSATPASSGPATPAG, from the coding sequence ATGGCCTCGACCGTTGCACGACGAATCCGGCGCGGTATCTTCATCGGAGTAGGTGCGCTGGTCATCCTCGGAATCGGCCTGTACGGCCCGGTGACCCTCGTCGGCCCGCTGCCGACCGCCACGGCGACCGTGGTCGATGCGACCGGCACCCTCACTCCCCCGCCTCTGCCGACGCTGCCCGAGACGGGTGCCAGCGGCATCACCGCCGACGGCGCGACCGGAGTTCTGGCAACCGCCGGCATCACCGATCCGGTGCCGCTGGGCGGCACCGCCAAGGTCATCACCGCCCTCGTGGTGCTCGACGCCAAGCCGATGCAGTCGGGCCAGCAGGGCGAGTCGATCGTCATCACGCCCGCCGACTACGCCGACTACATCACTTATATCTCGCAGAGCGCCCGCGCCGTGTCGTTCATCGCCGGCGAAACGTGGACCCAGCGCGACATGCTGCAGGCCATGCTGATGGGCTCGAGCAACAACCACGCCGACGCGCTCGCCGCGTGGGCGTTCGGCTCCACCGACGCGTACGTCGAGGCCGCGAACGCATGGCTCACGAAGAACGGATTCAGTGGCACGACAGTCGTCGACGCGACGGGGCTTTCGAGCAATTCCGAGGGCACGGCATCCGATCTCACCCGCATCGCTCAGCTGGCGTTCGCCAACCCCGTCATCAGCGAGATCATCGCTCAACCAGCGGCCACTGTGAACGGCGGGCGCTACGTGAACAACCTGGCAATCTACCTGCCCGACAAAGGGGTGACCGGGCTCTCGCTGAGCTATACCGACCAGGCGGGCCTGTGCTTCTTGTACAAAGCCGACGTGTCCGTCGCCGGAACCACCGTGACCCTCTACGGAGCGATGCTGCGCGAGCCCGACTACGACACACTCAACGGCGACATGACCACGCTGCTGACGAGCGCCGCGACGAACCTCAAACCCACCACCGTCGTGACGGCCGGCGACGTGTTCGTGCACTACACCACTGCCTGGGGCCAATCGGCCGACGGCGTGGCGATCGCCGGCGACTCGCGGATGCTCTGGGCAACCACGCCCGTCACGCACACTGTGGCGGCGGCACCCGTCACCACAGCTCTCGGCGGAACCTCGGCCGGCACCGTGACGTTCGATCTTCCCGGCGGCCCGCTGACCGTCGCCCTCAAGCTCAGCAACGCGCTCTCCGACCCGGGACCGTTGTGGCGGCTCACCAACCCGATTCCGGTCATCCAGTCGTTCGTCGACTCCCGAACCGGGTCGAGCGATGCCCCCGCACCGAGTGGGCCGGCCACGTCACCGGCAGGTACGCCGACCCCCTCGGCCACGCCTGCGTCGAGCGGGCCCGCCACGCCCGCAGGCTGA
- a CDS encoding metallopeptidase family protein — MLEVDAEAFEALVVAELDLLPDEMVDGLDNVVFVVEDRPENGTLDTLGLYEGVALTERDDYGFGELPDRIVLFREPLLTICADEAELRDEIHTTLVHEIGHFYGIDDARLHELGWA, encoded by the coding sequence ATGCTCGAGGTCGACGCCGAGGCGTTCGAAGCACTGGTGGTGGCCGAACTCGACCTGCTGCCCGACGAGATGGTCGACGGGCTCGACAACGTGGTGTTCGTGGTCGAAGACAGACCCGAGAACGGAACCCTCGACACGCTCGGCCTGTACGAGGGAGTCGCCTTGACCGAGCGCGACGATTACGGCTTCGGCGAGCTGCCCGACCGCATCGTGCTGTTCCGTGAACCGCTGCTGACGATCTGCGCCGACGAGGCCGAGCTGCGCGATGAGATCCACACCACCCTCGTGCACGAGATCGGCCACTTCTACGGCATCGACGACGCCCGCCTGCACGAGCTCGGCTGGGCCTGA
- a CDS encoding cyclodeaminase/cyclohydrolase family protein → MAKSEYAGTQRASVGEWMHGLGETRGDPGGGAAAGVMLAITAALTAMIAGYTHADTGSALADERDAVLERAHELRVAALRLADDDAVASREFGGAFRLPKGDERDRAIRHGSVDGARSSAALGERAIGAVDDLQWLAQNGNPALIADLAVACGALRAALTAARTNLSFDLAALTASGESLEQVRLEHPVLWGTVPRFDDAIARIDGITAAIDARAAPTD, encoded by the coding sequence ATGGCCAAGAGCGAGTATGCGGGTACGCAGCGGGCGAGCGTCGGCGAGTGGATGCACGGGCTGGGCGAGACGCGCGGCGACCCGGGCGGAGGGGCGGCGGCGGGGGTGATGCTCGCGATAACGGCGGCGCTCACAGCGATGATCGCGGGGTACACGCACGCAGACACGGGCTCCGCCCTCGCCGACGAACGCGACGCCGTGCTCGAGCGCGCTCACGAGTTGCGGGTGGCGGCGCTGCGGCTGGCCGATGACGACGCAGTGGCCTCGCGCGAGTTCGGCGGAGCGTTCCGGCTGCCGAAGGGCGACGAGCGCGACCGGGCGATTCGGCACGGATCCGTCGACGGCGCACGGTCGTCGGCCGCGCTCGGTGAACGGGCGATCGGGGCGGTGGATGATCTGCAGTGGCTCGCGCAGAACGGCAATCCGGCACTCATCGCCGACCTCGCCGTGGCATGCGGAGCCCTGCGCGCGGCGCTCACGGCGGCCCGCACGAACCTCAGCTTCGACCTGGCGGCCCTGACCGCCTCGGGGGAGTCGCTCGAGCAGGTGCGCCTCGAGCATCCGGTGCTCTGGGGCACCGTACCCCGCTTCGACGACGCCATCGCGCGCATCGACGGCATCACCGCCGCCATCGATGCCCGTGCGGCTCCCACCGACTGA
- a CDS encoding energy-coupling factor transporter transmembrane component T family protein gives MSILTPHRGTQAVYSINPVAKIGAAFVLSLTLLLSIDWVSASVALVLEGILFFWAGLTPKVFFLRTLPVWIAAPLAGLTTVLYGRPSGQTYAQFWLVHVTDGSIELGVATMLRVLAIGLPAIVLFVTVDPTDLADGLAQVLHLPSRFVLGGLAGLRLVGLFLDDWRSLKLARRARGVGDSGRIRRFLSLGFALLVLSIRRGSKLATAMEARGFGAPGRRTYARESTFGWRETLLIVIAAAVALTAVAVSVSTGHWNFIGG, from the coding sequence ATGAGCATCCTGACCCCGCATCGCGGCACGCAGGCGGTGTACTCCATCAACCCGGTCGCCAAGATCGGTGCGGCATTCGTGCTGAGCCTGACGCTGCTGCTTTCGATCGACTGGGTGTCGGCGTCGGTCGCGCTGGTGCTGGAGGGCATCCTTTTCTTCTGGGCCGGGCTGACGCCGAAGGTGTTCTTTCTGCGCACGCTTCCGGTCTGGATCGCCGCGCCGCTCGCCGGCCTGACGACCGTTCTGTACGGCCGGCCGTCGGGTCAGACCTACGCCCAGTTCTGGCTCGTGCACGTCACCGACGGATCGATCGAACTCGGCGTTGCGACAATGCTGCGGGTGCTGGCGATCGGGCTGCCTGCCATCGTGCTGTTCGTCACCGTCGATCCGACCGACCTCGCAGACGGGCTCGCGCAGGTGCTGCATCTGCCGAGCCGGTTCGTGCTCGGCGGGCTGGCGGGGTTGCGTCTCGTGGGGCTGTTTCTCGACGATTGGCGCTCGCTGAAACTCGCGCGGCGGGCGCGCGGAGTCGGAGACTCGGGGCGCATCCGCCGGTTCTTGAGCCTGGGGTTCGCTCTACTGGTGCTGTCGATCAGGCGCGGCAGCAAGCTCGCCACGGCCATGGAGGCGCGCGGATTCGGCGCCCCGGGGCGCCGAACGTATGCCCGCGAGTCGACGTTCGGCTGGCGCGAGACGCTGCTGATCGTCATCGCGGCGGCCGTTGCGCTGACGGCGGTCGCGGTGTCGGTGTCGACGGGGCACTGGAACTTCATCGGCGGCTAA
- a CDS encoding VOC family protein — protein MTIRLQYCQVTVNDVDESLGFYRDALGFTVVNDVSNGEYRWLTIGSNDPSELQLVLSEPHAGRSQADGDALQELLTKGSLPILVFTTDDVDATFEKVRASGAEVLQEPIQQPWGPKDCAFRDPSGNTVRIGQRPAA, from the coding sequence ATGACAATTCGACTCCAGTACTGCCAGGTAACCGTCAACGATGTCGACGAATCGCTCGGGTTCTACCGCGACGCCCTCGGTTTTACGGTGGTGAACGACGTATCGAACGGCGAATATCGCTGGCTGACCATCGGCAGCAACGATCCATCAGAGCTGCAGCTTGTACTCTCCGAACCGCATGCCGGCCGCTCGCAGGCCGACGGGGATGCCCTGCAAGAGCTGCTCACCAAGGGATCGCTGCCGATTCTGGTGTTCACCACCGACGACGTCGACGCCACCTTCGAGAAGGTGCGGGCATCCGGAGCCGAGGTGCTGCAAGAGCCGATCCAGCAGCCCTGGGGGCCGAAAGACTGCGCCTTCCGCGACCCGTCGGGCAACACCGTGCGTATCGGGCAGCGGCCCGCGGCGTAG
- a CDS encoding ABC transporter ATP-binding protein gives MAPGGGRASGAGGGADVSARGWGWRHAGRAAWAVRELDLEIGAGERVLLLGASGAGKSTLISALAGVLGGADEGEDEGSLLVGGGRPEDARGRVGLLLQDPDSQVMLARVGDDVAFGCENLGVPRDEIWRRVGDALEAVGLYLPHEHPTSELSGGQKQRLALAGVLAMRPQLLLLDEPTANLDPQGVVEVRDSVARVLQHSEATFVVIEHRVEIWRHLVNRVIVLAPGGGVLADGAPDDVLRARGAELAASGVWVPEYPPARPVRALGETAAPRRGRYNDLNTAHVTHETGATRGADASGAVLLRATDLAVARAKGRPVARDLSLDVVAGNATAVTGANGSGKSTLALTLAGLLSPAGGTLQASPAFAAGAGTQPIRWRSRQLLSRIGTVFQDPEHQFLAATVRAELAVGPRALKVAQRQIDERVDELLERLRLTRLAAANPFTLSGGEKRRLSVATVLATRPQLLVLDEPTFGQDSRTWAELLALLAELLDDGTAVVAVTHDSDFVDALADREFRMPVAADAPSLSAARLTPAATAAPEGGGA, from the coding sequence GCGTGCTGCTGCTCGGGGCTTCGGGGGCCGGCAAGTCGACCCTGATCTCGGCGCTCGCCGGGGTGCTCGGCGGCGCCGACGAGGGCGAAGACGAAGGCTCGCTGCTGGTCGGCGGGGGCCGGCCCGAGGATGCCCGGGGCAGGGTCGGATTGTTGCTGCAAGATCCGGACTCCCAAGTAATGCTCGCGCGGGTCGGCGACGACGTCGCCTTCGGCTGCGAGAACCTCGGTGTGCCTCGCGACGAGATCTGGCGGCGGGTCGGTGACGCGCTGGAGGCGGTCGGGCTGTACCTGCCGCACGAGCATCCGACATCGGAGCTGTCGGGCGGGCAGAAACAGCGCCTCGCGCTCGCCGGGGTGCTCGCCATGCGCCCGCAATTGCTGCTGCTCGACGAGCCGACCGCCAACCTCGACCCGCAGGGAGTTGTGGAGGTGCGCGACTCTGTCGCGCGGGTGCTGCAGCATTCGGAGGCGACGTTTGTCGTCATCGAGCACCGGGTCGAGATCTGGCGGCATCTGGTGAATCGGGTGATCGTGCTCGCGCCGGGCGGGGGAGTGCTCGCCGACGGCGCGCCGGATGACGTGCTTCGCGCCCGTGGGGCCGAGCTGGCGGCGTCGGGGGTGTGGGTTCCGGAGTACCCGCCCGCGCGTCCGGTGCGCGCCCTCGGTGAGACAGCTGCGCCGAGGAGAGGTCGCTACAACGACCTCAATACGGCGCACGTGACTCACGAGACGGGTGCGACACGAGGCGCCGATGCGTCGGGCGCCGTACTGCTGCGCGCCACCGACCTCGCCGTGGCGCGTGCGAAAGGGCGGCCGGTCGCCCGCGACCTCAGCCTCGACGTTGTCGCGGGCAACGCTACTGCGGTGACAGGGGCGAACGGATCGGGCAAATCGACCCTCGCCTTGACGCTCGCCGGGCTACTGTCGCCGGCGGGCGGCACCCTGCAGGCGAGCCCGGCGTTTGCTGCAGGCGCGGGTACGCAGCCGATTCGCTGGCGCTCCCGACAGCTGCTCAGCCGCATCGGAACCGTCTTTCAAGACCCGGAACACCAGTTTCTCGCCGCCACCGTGCGGGCCGAGCTGGCTGTGGGTCCGCGGGCGCTCAAGGTTGCGCAGCGCCAGATCGACGAGCGCGTCGACGAGCTGCTCGAGCGCTTGCGGCTCACCCGACTCGCCGCCGCGAACCCCTTCACGCTCTCGGGCGGTGAGAAGCGCCGGCTCTCTGTCGCGACCGTTCTCGCCACGCGGCCGCAGCTGCTCGTGCTCGATGAGCCGACGTTCGGGCAAGACTCCCGAACCTGGGCCGAACTCCTCGCCCTGCTCGCCGAACTGCTCGACGACGGTACGGCCGTGGTTGCTGTCACCCACGACTCTGACTTCGTCGACGCGCTTGCCGACCGCGAGTTCCGGATGCCCGTTGCAGCCGATGCTCCTTCTCTCTCTGCCGCGCGGCTCACGCCGGCTGCCACGGCGGCGCCCGAGGGTGGAGGGGCATGA